The following are encoded together in the Lathyrus oleraceus cultivar Zhongwan6 chromosome 3, CAAS_Psat_ZW6_1.0, whole genome shotgun sequence genome:
- the LOC127132368 gene encoding uncharacterized protein LOC127132368 isoform X3 yields MKNELVEAGEDNPLEFPFGLDAMLKKELAIRAVFQPKFNRLSVISFKDDEDSRKKVKDTFKSHEDVSKIPISLSSSQDDMKSLSEPLSVSADFDPNAANFVMTPCKRINPEASEDVESVQLSSTKTMKPVKKEDGR; encoded by the exons ATGAAAAATGAATTAGTGGAG GCCGGTGAAGACAATCCGTTAGAATTCCCTTTTGGTCTTGATGCTATGTTGAAGAAGGAGTTGGCAATTAGAGCTGTTTTTCAACCGAAATTTAATCGTCTTTCGGTTATTAGCTTTAAAGACGATGAAGATTCACGTAAGAAAGTTAAGGACACCTTCAAGTCTCATGAG GATGTATCGAAAATTCCAATTTCATTGTCTTCCTCACAAGATGATATGAAGAGTTTATCG GAACCTTTATCTGTATCTGCTGATTTCGACCCCAATGCTGCGAATTTTGTGATGACCCCCTGTAAACGTATAAATCCTGAAGCGTCAGAAGATGTTGAAAGTGTTCAACTTTCCTCTACGAAGACGATGAAACCTGTAAAAAAGGAAGATGGTCGATAG
- the LOC127132368 gene encoding uncharacterized protein LOC127132368 isoform X4: protein MKNELVEAGEDNPLEFPFGLDAMLKKELAIRAVFQPKFNRLSVISFKDDEDSRKKVKDTFKSHEDVSKIPISLSSSQDDMKSLSEPLSISADFDPNAANSVMTPCKR from the exons ATGAAAAATGAATTAGTGGAG GCCGGTGAAGACAACCCGTTAGAATTCCCTTTTGGTCTTGATGCTATGTTGAAGAAGGAGTTGGCAATTAGAGCTGTTTTTCAACCGAAATTTAATCGTCTTTCGGTTATTAGCTTTAAAGACGATGAAGATTCACGTAAGAAAGTTAAGGACACCTTCAAGTCTCATGAG GATGTATCGAAAATTCCAATTTCATTGTCTTCCTCACAAGATGATATGAAGAGTTTATCG GAACCTTTATCTATATCTGCTGATTTCGACCCCAATGCTGCGAATTCTGTGATGACCCCCTGTAAACGTTga
- the LOC127132368 gene encoding uncharacterized protein LOC127132368 isoform X2 codes for MKNELVEAGEDNPLEFPFGLDAMLKKELAIRAVFQPKFNRLSVISFKDDEDSRKKVKDTFKSHEDVSKIPISLSSSQDDMKSLSEPLSVSADFDPNAANFVMTPCKRINPEASEDVESVQLSSTKTMKPVKKEDGR; via the exons ATGAAAAATGAATTAGTGGAG GCCGGTGAAGACAACCCGTTAGAATTCCCTTTTGGTCTTGATGCTATGTTGAAGAAGGAGTTGGCAATTAGAGCTGTTTTTCAACCGAAATTTAATCGTCTTTCGGTTATTAGCTTTAAAGACGATGAAGATTCACGTAAGAAAGTTAAGGACACCTTCAAGTCTCATGAG GATGTATCGAAAATTCCAATTTCATTGTCTTCCTCACAAGATGATATGAAGAGTTTATCG GAACCTTTATCTGTATCTGCTGATTTCGACCCCAATGCTGCGAATTTTGTGATGACCCCCTGTAAACGTATAAATCCTGAAGCGTCAGAAGATGTTGAAAGTGTTCAACTTTCCTCTACGAAGACGATGAAACCTGTAAAAAAGGAAGATGGTCGATAG
- the LOC127132368 gene encoding uncharacterized protein LOC127132368 isoform X1: protein MEFIYRYKLEVLGVDGKFKSRFVFWDSDCFKLIGKFALQMKNELVEAGEDNPLEFPFGLDAMLKKELAIRAVFQPKFNRLSVISFKDDEDSRKKVKDTFKSHEDVSKIPISLSSSQDDMKSLSEPLSVSADFDPNAANFVMTPCKRINPEASEDVESVQLSSTKTMKPVKKEDGR from the exons ATGGAATTTATATATAGGTACAAGCTTGAAGTGTTGGGAGTTGATGGTAAATTCAAGTCCCGTTTCGTCTTTTGGGATAGTGACTGTTTCAAGTTAATTGGAAAATTTGCTCTACAGATGAAAAATGAATTAGTGGAG GCCGGTGAAGACAATCCGTTAGAATTCCCTTTTGGTCTTGATGCTATGTTGAAGAAGGAGTTGGCAATTAGAGCTGTTTTTCAACCGAAATTTAATCGTCTTTCGGTTATTAGCTTTAAAGATGATGAAGATTCACGTAAGAAAGTTAAGGACACCTTCAAGTCTCATGAG GATGTATCGAAAATTCCAATTTCATTGTCTTCCTCACAAGATGATATGAAGAGTTTATCA GAACCTTTATCTGTATCTGCTGATTTCGACCCCAATGCTGCGAATTTTGTGATGACCCCCTGTAAACGTATAAATCCTGAAGCGTCAGAAGATGTTGAAAGTGTTCAACTTTCCTCTACGAAGACGATGAAACCTGTAAAAAAGGAAGATGGTCGATAG